A single window of Liolophura sinensis isolate JHLJ2023 chromosome 6, CUHK_Ljap_v2, whole genome shotgun sequence DNA harbors:
- the LOC135468954 gene encoding mitochondrial ribonuclease P catalytic subunit-like, translating into MSHLVCRALRAVVIRKLCGVRFCKKLELFKFMNDTEQLRFHVTSGIKHPLSVLGSDNAGNVLSQRHLNNDLRWWDSEVNHDGNSDLNGYTKTEVSSENRKPRKIFGSSVLEDFDTELAAGNNFSWSVSDWERFEQKVLSEGMDLSELWEGVCMNMLYYHEAVHSGVALMKHIESQGRSPKLVTWTSFIALCGWHGGKDFQDLVLDSYDKLLEKFDVFDSSSCKLLIQGLSGTDRWKEAIPLLEMAKLTQQPGSGYFSPIILAALREKDIGVIMEMLDILGETLRIPQSSVFIKMAEACAENENFNFQVLFEFLRKYEWFPSTEVVQRLAQLCKRDGWRVSYAQMDSRGVCNSCGCQAPAFALSGEQFKELRDKFLERAVIRGDVFLKSTPKELKRFSSFLEDIGSCDVVLDSLNIVLGHCAKASSQKKTEVLHSAVDFFWKRGKKVLVLGRKHMSNWPQKEMAAIKQKADIFFAENQSADDPFLLYAALYSGPQTLIVSSDEMRDHRFLLGPRLGQVFAQWQRGHQVYVDAVNKKTNYVHMRMPRRFETVAQQDSGGWHIPYEDQQERFSYHRPNAWLCLRKK; encoded by the exons ATGTCTCACTTGGTATGCAGGGCGTTGAGAGCTGTAGTCATCAGGAAACTCTGTGGAGTAAGATTCTGTAAGAAACTTGAACTATTTAAGTTCATGAATGACACAGAACAGCTAAGGTTTCATGTGACTTCAGGAATCAAACACCCATTGTCTGTACTGGGATCAGACAATGCTGGAAATGTCTTGTCACAGAGACatttaaataatgatttaaGGTGGTGGGATTCTGAAGTTAACCATGATGGCAATTCTGATCTTAATGGATACACAAAGACTGAAGTCTCCAGTGAAAACAGGAAACCCAGAAAAATATTTGGAAGTAGTGTTTTAGAGGATTTTGATACAGAGTTAGCAGCGGGAAACAACTTCAGCTGGAGTGTGAGTGACTGGGAGAGATTTGAACAAAAAGTGTTGTCAGAGGGCATGGACCTTAGTGAACTCTGGGAAGGCGTTTGCATGAATATGCTGTACTATCATGAGGCAGTGCACAGTGGAGTGGCCCTGATGAAACACATAGAGAGCCAAGGGAGATCACCCAAGTTAGTTACATGGACGTCCTTCATTGCGCTATGTGGTTGGCATGGGGGAAAAGACTTTCAGGATTTAGTGCTGGACTCTTATGACAAGCTGCTAGAAAAGTTTGATGTATTTGATAGCAGCTCCTGCAAACTGCTGATTCAAGGACTGTCCGGAACAGATCGCTGGAAAGAGGCAATACCACTTTTGGAGATGGCTAAGTTAACACAACAACCTGGCAGTGGATATTTCTCACCCATTATTTTGGCAGCTTTGCGTGAAAAGGATATCGGTGTCATCATGGAAATGCTCGACATTTTGGGTGAAACTTTGCGCATTCCACAGAGTAGTGTTTTCATTAAGATGGCGGAAGCTTGTGCAGAGaatgaaaactttaattttCAGGTTTTATTTGAGTTCTTGAGAAAATATGAGTGGTTCCCATCTACAGAAGTGGTACAAAGATTAGCGCAACTTTGCAAGAG AGATGGATGGAGAGTTTCTTATGCACAGATGGATTCAAG GGGCGTGTGTAATAGTTGTGGGTGTCAAGCCCCTGCCTTTGCGCTGAGTGGAGAGCAGTTTAAAGAGCTTCGGGACAAGTTCCTGGAGCGAGCAGTCATCCGAGGGGACGTGTTTTTAAAGTCCACCCCTAAAGAGCTGAAGAGGTTCTCCAGTTTTCTAGAGGACATTGGATCATGCGATGTCGTGCTGGACTCTCTCAACATTGTCCTCGGCCATTGTGCCAAGGCTTCCTCGCAGAAAAAGACCGAAGTG CTACACAGTGCTGTAGACTTTTTCTGGAAGAGAGGGAAGAAAGTGTTGGTGCTAGGAAGGAAGCACATGTCTAACTGGCCGCAGAAGGAGATGGCGGCCATTAAGCAAAAAGCAGACATTTTTTTTGCCGAAAACCA ATCTGCTGATGATCCGTTCCTGCTGTATGCTGCCCTGTACAGTGGCCCCCAGACTCTGATTGTGTCCAGTGATGAGATGAGGGACCACAGGTTCCTGCTGGGCCCCAGACTGGGCCAGGTGTTTGCACAGTGGCAAAGAGGTCATCAGGTGTATGTTGATGCCGTGAATAAGAAGACCAACTACGTCCACATGCGT ATGCCAAGACGCTTTGAGACAGTGGCTCAGCAGGACTCTGGTGGATGGCATATACCTTATGAAGATCAACAGGAGAGGTTTTCCTATCACCGTCCAAACGCATGGCTCTGtcttagaaaaaaataa
- the LOC135469198 gene encoding protein SPATA45 homolog has product MSGSNGRQVAMDESRAVGEARESWCAVERQKEESWCRKTRRHNKDQYNSTVFNKHAPITEPRCTFEVNEPTHKERRHFPAKYSCQLKI; this is encoded by the exons ATGTCTGGTAGTAATGGGAGACAAGTGGCCATGGACGAGTCAAGGGCTGTAGGTGAGGCACGAGAATCGTGGTGCGCTGTGGAGAGACAGAAAGAGGAGAGCTGGTGCAGAAAGACACGGCGTCATAACAAAGACCAGTACAACAGCACCGTGTTTAACAAACATGCCCCCATCACTGAACCACGCTGCACATTTGAAGTCAACGAACCGACCCACAAAGAAAGGCGTCATTTCCCAGCCAAAT ACTCTTGCCAACTGAAGATTTAA